The sequence CATCTATCAGCTTTATAAAAATGAtctgttgtgtgtaaaatgtggtTTGTTATCATGTCAGGCCCAACCTACAGTTGATCGGAGGAGACGCCAGTCAACTGTCAGGCATGATCACATTTACCTGCAGCCTGGCTGAAAACGTGAGCCGCAAAGTCCGACAGCTTGACCTGGCAAAGGTAAAAATACACACTCATGAGGTTTGCTTACATTTGATATTCAAAGAAGATAGGTTTCTTGGCTGTGTGGACTAAGTGATGACAACATACAAGTTATTACAGCACTGTTGCAttgagctgcattaatgagcaTGTCTTATTTTCTTTAGACTCGGCTGTACAATGTCATCCAGCGTGCTGATGATATCCTCGACCTGAAGTTCTGCACAGACGGCGTGCAGACGGCTCTGCGTAACGAAGATTTTGAGCAAGCGGCTGCCCACATCCACCGCTACCTCTCTCTGGACCAGTCAGTTATAGAGCTGAGCAGGCAGGGAGAAGAAGGTATGAAGCCCCTACCTTTCTGTCAAACTTGCTCAGTATACAGTCTTATGCTGCGCTAAAGATGTTTCTAAAATCGActtttaatttatacataataataatagaaaaactGTAGTGCTTTTTAAACGGTTATTGACTCCTGCAAGCTATCAAAGatctaattaaaataaaaatgattttcagTGCATGGTTTGTTACTGTACTGTGTCGAATATATTCCTGTATATGTTTTTCCATCACTTGACAGCCTCATGTCTCCACAGGCAGTGTTGTGGACGCCAGCTTGGTCATGCTGCAGGAGGCCGAGCAGAAGCTGAAGGTCATAGTTGCTCAGAAGCTGGATGAAGCTGTAGCAGCAGTTGATCTTGCACAGGTGGAAAGGTTTTTCAAGATCTTCCCTCTGTTGGGCCTCCACCAGCAGGGCCTCGCCCGCTTCGGTCAATATCTCTGCAGTCAGGTCAGTAGCGAACTCCACAAGACATGCTCACGTGTGGGAAAGGTTTGTGGTTAGACGGTTGCTGGTTGTAATTCCTCAAAGAGTAAATCTAGTGATTACAGAGTCTCTTGTCTGATTTTATTCTCCCACTACCTCTCGtgaggttttttattttccagttcTGTATGGTTTTTAAATCCAGTCCACAATATTGAAAATTGGGGCCATGGGAATATTGTTTAGTTTTAGTTGGTGATCCATTATGCTTTCATTGATTTCCTAACACCAAAACAGGGCAATATACGTTTTACGCTTTTCATCACAATTCACTTATTGAATGCCAGACATCTGTGATCCCTGgttgtttatgtgtattttgaTGATCAATGGAAGCTTTGGTTGCGATACATGCTCTCTAAGACTTTGTTATTATTCATAAAACATACATACTCTTTCCTGTTTGTTGCTTGTAAATTCAAACTTGTAATTTCAGTTAATCGCAATGTTACACTCATATTTTAGTGTCAGCTAAATGCTTAGCTTGTTCTGATCCTGTAAATACACGTTTCTGTTCGTAACGAAATTAGGAAAAATTCATGTTTAGGTTACTTAATCATCTTTGTCTTTTATTCAGCTATAGTCACAGATATGTTACAGGGCATGGTTTTGATACCCACTTGATACCCATTtgattctgtctgtgtttttcacacTCCTTCACACAGCTAGCCTCCAAAGCCGAGGAAAACCTGCTTCTCGCTACAGGAGGAGACCTGGGTGAAAAGAGAGCACTGCTGGTCTTTGCAGACACACTGACGCTGCTGTTGGAAGGTGAGAAAACAGACCTGATACTaactgtgtttctctgtatattcttttcatttaattgcCTGGGGCAATCTCGACTAatgcactggtgtgtgtttacaggcatTGCTCGTGTCATTGAGACTCATCAGCCTATAGTGGAGACGTATTATGGTCCAGGGCATTTGTACACACTCATCACTCACCTCCAGCAGGAATGTGACCAACAGGCTCAGAAAATAGTCGACAAGTTCATCCAGCAGAGAGGATACCACAACAAGGTTAGAATGACATCTGCTCCTCCAATTCAGGTCAATCTACCATTATCCGGTTAAAAGATCCTGTTTATTCTCATCCTTCaaactttattctttaaatgcaGTTTAAGTTTACTTGAATACCACTTtgggtacccccccccccccccccccgctcctctctTTATACACCTTACTGTGGAATGTGTAGCTCTACAGACTACGAAAGATGTCTGGTGAATGATTATGAATCTGCTTTAAGATATCCAAGTTCACTAGAATCTTTCAAAAAGCACCTTTTAATGGTAAAACTGCTAACATGCAGAAAAGGGGGTCCTGAgcctgattgtttttttaactgcatACCTGTACTAACTGTGACCTTGAATCCCTCCTGTAGTTCCAGATTGTGCAGAGCAACATGATGAAGGGCATGCCAGGGGAGACAATTGAGCCCAGGTATTTGAGTGTTTCAGCAACATTCTCTATTCCCCtcgatgtttgtctctgtgtggttTTGGTTCATTCCTCTGTCTCACATGAACAGGGAGCTGGACCCTGTGCTGGCAGAGGTAACCCTGATGAACGCACGGTCAGAGCTCTACCTGCGCTTTTTACGACGCCGCATGATGGCCGACTTCGAAGTTGGAGACGCTCGGAGCATCACACAGGGTAGATTTATACTTGCATGTGATTTTTGAAACAAAGATGAGTCCATAAGGCTGAGATCACATGACTGGACTCcattgttatattgttttctCATATTTTTGAACAGAACATCAGCAGAATGTGGAGAAGCTGTTGAAACACTGCCTGCTGAGTACAACAATGCAGGAGCTGATCTGCTTCTATGTTCCAATGGAAGAATATTACATGAGGGAGTCTGTAAACAAGGTAAACTACTCCGTCATTTGTATAGTtcaatgtttatatatttgattgtaCATCTACTACCAAAACACACCTGTGCCTCTGATGGAGAGTTGTGATTTATTGATAATTACCAAGTTTGAATGAAATAACCATGTGattctttgaaaaatatatagatatataatatataatatagatcACAAATGTAGATAACATGAAAATTGTtttcataataaatatatagtttCCCAAGTAATAATAGAGTAGATGTGACTTATCAGAATGTATTAAACTGttctaatatttttttttatttctcctcaggCTGTTGCTATGGATACGTATGAAAAGGGACAGCTGACCTCCAGTATGGTGGACGACTGTTTCTACATTGTGAAGAAGTGCATCAGCAGGGCTTTGTCCAGCTCCAGCATCGACTGCCTGTGTGCCATGATCAACCACGCTAACTCCGCGCTGGAGTCGGACTTCAGGTGCTCACCACTCTTTCACTGTGGAAATCGCTTCTAGTGCTGACGTTTGGCTGGGTCAAATAGTTCACTATTAATACAgataattattataacaattATAGTGTTTTATCTCTATATTACATAGATATTAACTAACAAAATGGACAActttgttatttaatgatttaaagattaaataaactGCACAGAGGTACTACAGTTACACACCGTCGCAGCCTAAGGGACCTCATTCAAATCAGTTATAATAGAGCTTACGCATATGACAACATGGCTCCAGCACCTACATGTTTTTGTCATATGATGCTGTGTATGAGAAgactcaaaataaaaactgtaggAAGTGTTATTATAAGAGAAATATATTAACAACATGTTGTATTggactgatttttttttttccatgttaaCGGTTGCTCATATATTCTCCCCCTGTCCGCGTCTCTTCACCTGTCAGGGAGGTGTTGTACAATAAGCTGAGACAGGGCTTCCCTGCAACGACGCTTCAGGACATCCAGCGCGGCGTCAGCAGCGCGGTCAGTCTGATGCAGAGCAGCTTGCAACAGGGCAAGTTCAACACAATGGGCATTGAGAGCGCTGAACACGCTAAGGCTGCGTTTCTGGTAAGATGCATGAAATGTCACATTCACATATACACATGCTTGTGAACCCAGTATTGTTTTGAAAGTTAGTTTGTCTAGGGTAAAACAAAATTTGTCTTTAATGACACCAAAACCTACATTTTATGGATTAACTCATTtactcaacacaacacagtgatGATTTTGATACAGTGGAAAAGCTATAAAACatattgtaacatgtctctggTCTTTAGACCTAATATTTGTTGTACTGGGTTTTGCTGCAGCATTTCAGTACTGAGAACTTTGAAGCAAGCAAAACATATGTATATTACTTCCTATATAAACAACATATACTACTTAAGTGTCAGGTTTTTGGAATCCCTGGGTCACGAGTAGTCCTCTTGTACAATACTATGTGTGTATCTTAAAAAGGGAAATCTGCCACTTAAATGCCAAAATGTTTCCAAGAGCAGGAATCACTTGTTACCTGTGTCTATAAACTGAGTTTTCTCTTTGAGAGAGAAAACTGATGATGTATAAAAGTGTGTGACTATGTGCTGTGTTGGACTTATTCATCTTTAGGCTTTTGCGCAGGTTGTCCTTAAAGAGAGCCGCTGCAATTTAAGTGAGGAGTAAAATGCATGAATAACCATCTCTGATTTGAGTAATGTAAGAAGTTcttaaattttttaaatatggcTCTCCACTGAAGGAAACACTACTTCAAAAACCTTTTAACCCAtttgtgaaaagtcaaatgaaacaaagacacaatccGGTTTATGGCCATGTACCAGTTTTAACTTTGAAGCAAAAATGTGGAAATTTCCTCGAagtttttctgtagtttttttaaagaaattagaAAATAATCTCAATTTGTCTTTCTTACAAAATGAATCGTTTTGTTAATGCCAGAAAACAGTTTCCCCATGGCTGATATTTATCCGTAAATTACTTGATAATATCATGCAAATTCCTTAACTATTGGATTGTGATTATAAAGGAAATGGATACAGCCTTAGTGGCTGTTAAGTGCCTACTCATTTTATTCAAGTTGTTAAATATGTGACCCATAAAACAAAGAGTTACCGTTATTAATTCTGAGTGTGGTGCTTCTAGGACAGCAGTCATAAATATTCAAGAGATAAAACTCTTTATTACCAGTGGAAATAGGACTTCTACATTACTTCAGGTCAGTTGTGTCGGCCTCAGTGTCCCCACCAGTTCTGTGCTGCTGTAAAATATCCGACACTGTTAAAAAAGAGAACTGCTAATTACTGGAATAAACTATGGGAGTGAAGAGTAACACAAGTTTTCTCAAAGCTTTTAAATGAACCAAACTGGTTGTAAGAACTAATCCAAACTTCGTTGCTTTCTATCTCAGGTGACTCTGAATAATGTTGAGGTGTGTAGTGAGAATATCACGACTTTAAAGAGGAATCTGGAGGTAAGATACAAATCTTTACCAACACTCCGCCTTTTTGATATTCATCACATTGTTTATAGTTTGGCTCATTGctcaaaaatatacatttttttacaaattctgTTCTCTTCTGCAGAACGACTGTTCCAAGTTATTCAGTCAGGGTGGCTTCTCTGGAGAACAAGCCAAGATTGAAAGCTGTTTGTCCGACCTcgtcaacacatcaacaaagtTCAAGGATCTGTTACAGGTTagacgcacatgcacacacacacacacacacacacacacacacacacacgtgcacacttcAGTGTTACACAGTAGGTGCTGCAGAATggggaaaacacttttttgtatttcattcaAACACCTTTTCCACTTCCTCAAAGCTCGAATACCCAGGATGCAGGTGCCGCCATCTTATGCTGATTCTGATTGTTAGTGTGGAGTGgtagtgtttgtgtggagaCGATGTGTCgtcctgcagatacacacacttgaCCAATAACCAGACAATTTGTCTGACATAGTTTTGCCTCTCCAATAACATGGAGTAGGCAGGTTTTTTTACCTTTACTCACCAGGGGGAAGtcaagaggatttggcttcTTTTTGCTGACCTGTCATGGCATCCATTTTTATCTACAATCTAGCAGATGCACAGTTCAGTCTTGTTGAATTTCATTAACGCATCTGTCCATTTTAATAAGTGTTTGGTGTGAATATGAAGAACCACATATGTTACAATGAGACTCTGTTTGTCCACTGAGTTCACAGTTTGATTCCCTGTTATTTGTTTCTCAGGAGGGTCTAACTGAGTTAAACACCACAGCAGTGAAGCCTCAGGTCAAACCGTGGATCAGTAGCTTCCTGGCAATCTCGCATAACGTAGAGGAGGTAATGATCTCAGAATCCTGTACACAAATAAACTAGAGGTCGATAAAACACGTCGCTGTAACTGCTGCTCTTCCTCACAGGAGGAGTTTAATGATTATGAAGCTAATGATCCCTGGGTGCAGCAGCTCATCGTTAACTTGGAGCAGCTCATGGCAGAATTCAAGGTAACTGTAATGTTCGAGCgactgttttttatattttctgaaaatATGCTCCTTTCTTTGCTATTTTTAACCCTTTTTTTGCTCTTTCACCAGACGGCTCTCTCTCCTGTCAGTTACGACACCCTCACCAGCCTCATGACCAGCTTGATAGCAATAGAGATGGAGAAGACTGTCCTCAAATGCTCATTCAGCAGGGTGAGGAGCTGAgctcagccaccaggtggcagaGGGCTCCCTGTGCATCACATcaaatcacatcacatcactggATCACATGATGCAAAGCCTCCAGCCCTGATTTATTAATGAGACCAGGAAGGTCTGCAGGAGAGGGTGCCTCCTTTTAACTTGCTAGCCTATCCTGTTTTGAACTGTGTGCTTTAACTGAAGACCACAACATATATTCTCATTCTCCTCAGTCTTAATTAAAACATCACTctataaataacattttgagtTGTTTTACGCAGTGTTGATTCTTCTGTTGTAGCTCGGAGGGCTGCAGTTCGATAAAGAGCTTCGGTCTCTTGTGGCGTACCTCACCACCGTGACCACCTGGACCATCAGGGATAAGTTCGCTCGCCTCACACAGATGGCTACCATCCTCAACCTGGAGCGGGTGATTAATTAACCAATTCTCTTTACCCAGTGTTCTACCTTGACTGAAGAATCTGCTTCACACTGGCTCACTTGTAcctgtttctgctgcaggttaCCGAGATCTTGGATTACTGGGGCTCTAACTCGGGCCCCCTGACGTGGCGGCTGACGCCAGCGGAGGTGCGGCAGGTTCTGGCGCTGCGTACCGACTTCAGAAGTGAAGATATCAAGAGGCTGAGACTGTAACTCCTGAACCAGTTTGCTTGTTAACAGTGACTGTTGTGCAGCACACACCTTTTGAAGCATTTCCCTAAAGAGCTCTCTGCACAATCCAGGTTTAATCCACGATCCTGTAAATGGATTTGGGCAGGGCACGGGCAAATGGCTGgggattttgattttttttttttaacgtaggaaacaaaaacactcttCTTTCCCAGGAGATTTCAGTCATGTTTTCCAACTGCCTGCTGTCCCACACCCAGCTGATGTCTGTGCCTATTAAAGCTGTTGACGAGTCAGAGCTTGTGCTTACGAGGCAGGAGATCTAatgcaaactgtaaaatatgaGAATATTCTGCTAAATGTGTAATTAAAAGCGCGTGTGTGTAATTGTGCGTCAGAGGGAGTTGGAACCTTTTAACCTGTGGCTGGCTCTGAGAAACGAGGACACACTGGGACTGAGGAGTGGAGCTCTGCGGCTGTCGGTGAAACAGAGCAGTAATGAACATCATACCCATTAGACTGACAGAAGCAGGTCAGACAGCTGATCCAGCCTAGTCATTCAATATATGAATAGCTCCTTGTCTGTGATGATGAAAAACTTTTAACCTAATAAATTGAGAGGCACAACGGAGCACTCCTGATCCCAGCCATCCGCCACATTTCACCGAGTGCTGCCCTAGTGCCAGGCGAGACCTGTTCCCAATCTTTTATGCGTGTTTCTGACACTAAATACAAAGCTGTGTTCACCAGGTAATAAAGCATTAAAATGAAGCATTCCATACTCATAACGTTCAGCCTAATTTCCTAGTATAACCTTGTTACACCTGCAGAGTAAAGCAGGTCAGCGTTAGTGTTTAAACTCTGTCAATCAGACTCAGGACACAGGACTCGTTAGGAAAAGTGTGGCTttaatgtaaacacaacattcGATTGGCTCAGCACAAACATTCCACATGAGAGCAACCAATAAACTACCGAATAGGATGGGGGTGCAGCACAAAAAcattcacagtaaaaaaaaaatctggtataatcataatatatatatatacagtacgGTGCTTTTAAGGTGAAGATGGAGATAGGATATGGGGACTGATATGTGAAAGGGAAGAGTATACAGGCATGGGAGGAGGAATTCCTGGGTGCACGGGTGAAAATGGAGAGTTTCCTCTGTGAGAAGAGAAACGTGACAGACAGGGGATAGTGGTTCCCTGTTTACTGATCAGGGGagaaaagagtttaaaaaaaatcccaactCCCAAGACAGGCTGCCTTAAATAATATTGTTCTCCTTGTGCAGTCTTCTATTTCTACACAGATTCACATCGAAGGGGTAAAGCACCACATAGAGAACAAGATGTCGTTGGAGAGCTGCTTTCTACCCTCTGAACCTAGACAGATAATCGTAGTGCCCCGGTTTTTCATGACAGGAAATAAATATGTGGCACGGGATATCAGGAGGTAGGAGGAGGCATGTCGGGCATGAGGGTTAATTACATAAATCATTCGATGATGATAAAAATCTTTTCTTAAAATCTTAAATAATAAGGGTTGATAGTGTGAGCTGTGATACCAATCCACTGTCGTTCCAAGATGGTTGGCAGCAAtatgacacttttttttttttttttaccactttaTTCAATTTCAAAGGCTGATAGGCGAATCCGCATTCTATAGGCGGCCAATGGAAATAGACAGCCACTCCGAACAGAAGAATGGTCTCTTTCATTATGTTTTGAGTGAAGAGAGAAGACCTGCAGGCTGCTCATTCATGTGTGGGGCCGAAGGAGCGGCGAGCTTTGTCCAGCCTGTAAGTTAAAATAGCCTCCTTCTTTCCAACCACAACCCTCAGCCACGAGTACAGCACCTCCCCAACATCACAACCATTATctccaccttcacacacacatacacacacacacacacacacacacacacactcacatacacacagcagctctCAAATGGAGCACCAGAGGTTGTATTCAGTGGTGCAGATGTCAATGCCTCGAGActtgtacataaaaaaaaaaaaaaaaacatcacataaaGAATGAGACAATATTCCACATTGTGCTTAAAAAATGACAGTGCCCGTCCCTCGTGATGTATTTTCTGGCCTCTGGAGCTGCGACTGCGTTGTTGTCCCGGTTGTTGACACGTTCATcaacaaaacatgaaacattcagctcaaaaaacacattttgatatgACAAAAAACTGGGGTTGTGTACGGAAAtcaaaaaagagacaaaagggGAGAAATCATGGCAATAAATCCAGTGTGGTGTCTGACGGCAGCTCTTTGGGTCCATTCGGACGTGTAGaattacatattttatgtgtttaAGTATCAtcaaaattatcattattaacacCTCATACTCTCCATGACAACCTCTGTGCTTGGCCAGGCCTCAGTATAAGCCACACCCTCTCAGGTTGTTTGCAATAATGATGTCAGTGACGGCATCAAACACTACCTGGATGTTACCTGTGTCTGTGGCACAGGTCAGGTGACAGTAGATCTCCTTATTGGGAGAGCGGTTCTTACTCTCAAACTGAACCTGAATATATGCAGTAGCATCGTCGTAAGTATTAG comes from Platichthys flesus chromosome 1, fPlaFle2.1, whole genome shotgun sequence and encodes:
- the cog4 gene encoding conserved oligomeric Golgi complex subunit 4, producing MADSGTLAAKRCDSGPVSSISMDTICGLTELEDLEGVYQQLCVEETEVEAELDRLVGQEGSIHTKMLALQRMGPNLQLIGGDASQLSGMITFTCSLAENVSRKVRQLDLAKTRLYNVIQRADDILDLKFCTDGVQTALRNEDFEQAAAHIHRYLSLDQSVIELSRQGEEGSVVDASLVMLQEAEQKLKVIVAQKLDEAVAAVDLAQVERFFKIFPLLGLHQQGLARFGQYLCSQLASKAEENLLLATGGDLGEKRALLVFADTLTLLLEGIARVIETHQPIVETYYGPGHLYTLITHLQQECDQQAQKIVDKFIQQRGYHNKFQIVQSNMMKGMPGETIEPRELDPVLAEVTLMNARSELYLRFLRRRMMADFEVGDARSITQEHQQNVEKLLKHCLLSTTMQELICFYVPMEEYYMRESVNKAVAMDTYEKGQLTSSMVDDCFYIVKKCISRALSSSSIDCLCAMINHANSALESDFREVLYNKLRQGFPATTLQDIQRGVSSAVSLMQSSLQQGKFNTMGIESAEHAKAAFLVTLNNVEVCSENITTLKRNLENDCSKLFSQGGFSGEQAKIESCLSDLVNTSTKFKDLLQEGLTELNTTAVKPQVKPWISSFLAISHNVEEEEFNDYEANDPWVQQLIVNLEQLMAEFKTALSPVSYDTLTSLMTSLIAIEMEKTVLKCSFSRLGGLQFDKELRSLVAYLTTVTTWTIRDKFARLTQMATILNLERVTEILDYWGSNSGPLTWRLTPAEVRQVLALRTDFRSEDIKRLRL